One segment of Lytechinus pictus isolate F3 Inbred chromosome 13, Lp3.0, whole genome shotgun sequence DNA contains the following:
- the LOC129275003 gene encoding uncharacterized protein LOC129275003, with translation MYLNTVRRYRDACMDLGLFQTRTDEIISNMNYISRAAASAAGLPRPSEEVGYLIYCPTMEELEDTCMKELDPENDFEKDDKLHLQTIIARSRVKDEFATIRQSMTSIAGELHLEGASSSDQGHHEANRVLRAEGCINAVRPSPQHLSSDILNQNSSHLGDSTKVSTSSSSQQLGSNIVNHSSSSQHGGSINGVRPSSSPQHLSSNIVNHLNSSHLGDSIPRSVHQVHPNN, from the exons ATGTACTTAAACACGGTTCGTCGTTATCGAGACGCCTGCATGGATCTAGGCTTATTTCAAACAAGGACCGACGAAAT aATCTCCAACATGAACTACATTAGCAGAGCGGCGGCCTCGGCTGCAGGGCTACCCCGACCATCCGAAGAAGTCGGCTACTTGATCTACTGTCCAACTATGGAAGAATTGGAAGACACTTGTATGAAGGAATTGGACCCTGAAAACGACTTCGAGAAAGATGATAAACTTCACTTGCAGACTATCATTGCGCGATCAAGAGTTAAAG ATGAATTTGCAACCATAAGACAGAGCATGACATCGATAGCAGGGGAGTTACACTTGGAAGGGGCATCATCCAGCGACCAAGGTCACCATGAAGCAAACCGTGTTTTAAGAGCAGAAGGTTGTATTAACGCGGTCCGTCCATCACCTCAACATCTGAGTAGTGACATATTGAATCAAAACTCGTCACATCTTGGGGATAGTACCAAGGTCAGTACATCAAGTTCATCCCAACAGCTAGGTAGTAACATCGTGAATCATTCAAGCTCGTCTCAGCATGGAGGTAGTATCAACGGGGTCCGTCCATCAAGTTCGCCTCAACATCTGAGTAGTAACATAGTGAATCATTTAAACTCGTCACATCTTGGGGATAGTATACCAAGGTCAGTACATCAAGTTCATCCCAACAACTAG